The genomic segment CGCTCCGACGGCGATTATCGCGCGGACGATCAAGGGCAAAGGGGTCGGCTTTATGGAACAAAAGGCGCTGTGGCATTACCGCAATCCGGACGGCGAGGCGTTCAAAGCGGCGTGGAAGGAGCTTGGCGGCAAATTAAGCGATCTGTTAAGCGCGGATAATCGGAGCGCGTTGTGAGAAACGCGTTCATTAAAGAGCTGACGAGCTTTGCGAAAGCCGACGAAAGCGCGGTTTTTCTAAGCGCAAATTGCGGTTGGGGCGTATTAGACGGTTTAGCCGCCGAGCTTGGCGAGATTGGCGCGAAAGATCGAAACGGAAAAAGCGGGCGATTTCTCGACGTCGGGATCGCCGAGCAGAACATGATCGCGTTGGCGGCGGGTCTTGCGGCAAGCGGCAAGCGCGTCTTTGTCTATTCGATCGCTAATTTTCCCACTATGCGCGCTTTGGAGCATATACGAAATCTTATCCTATATCCGTCGCTAAACGTTAAAATCATCAGTATTGGCGCGGGATTTATCTACGGCGCGCAGGGTATGACGCACCACATGACGGAGGACGCGGGCGTTATGCGATCGCTTCCAGGGATCGATATTTTTACGCCGTGCGATCCCTTTGAAGCGGCGGCTATAGCGCGTATCTGCGCCGCAAGCGGCAAGGCGGCGTATATCAGGATTCAACGCGGCGGCGAAGCGCCGCTACATAGCGGCGAGTTGAGCGGCGCTCGGATCGAAGCGATCGCAAACGGAACGCCTATCGCAGTTGGCGAAGAGTCTCCAAAGGCTTCGATCGCGATTATCGCTTTGGGCGCGATCGCGAGCGAAGCGATCAAGGCGCAAGAGAGCTTAGCCGCGCGCGGCGCGATCGCAAACGTCTATTCCGCCTGCCGCCTGCCGCTTAATCGCGTCGCGATAGAGCGTATAGCTAAGCAAGCGGATCGCATAATAACGCTGGAAGAGCATAATCGCGTAGGCGCGCTTGGATCGGCTGTAGCCGAGATTTTAGCGGATACGCAAAGCGCGGTTAAATTTGATCGGCTTGGACTGGACGATACTTTTGCGACAATCGTCGGCGATCAAGCCTACCTGCGCGACGCTTATCGCCTGAACGCATTGGCGACTACCAAAGCGATTGGCGCTTGCGATTTTGCGAAGCGCGATAGATAGACGTTTTCGCGAATACGCCTACATAAATACGTTCATTATAAAAAAAGGCGGTTTATGAATTTGTTAAGAAAAGTATGGCGATTGATACCGCGAGATAAACGCCATACGATTGCGAGAAGCGTTTCAAATAGTTGGTTATACCGCAAAACTTTGTCGCATCGCGCGTTATTGGGTCAAAGACCGCATAGGCTTGATATTCTCAAGATAGAGATAACCGATCGATGCAATCTTAGATGCAACTATTGTCCAAGAAGTTTAGGCATAGATGGTAAAAACGGCGATATGGATTTTGAAACGTTCAAAAAAATGGTGGATTATTGCGCGAGTCGAGGCGTTACAAAATATGCGCTAATTGGCGTGGGCGAGCCTACGTTGTATCCTAAGTTAATCGAATCGATCGCCTATATTAAGGAGACGGCGCCTAATGCGACGATAGGTTTTAATACAAATGGCATTCGCTTAAGTTACGAGCTTGGACATAATCTTGCCGCCGCCGGATTAAGCCGAATCACAATATCGATCAACGCAACTTCTCGCGAACAATATAAACGGCTCAACGGAGCGGATCTGTTTGATAAGGTTGTGAAAAACACGCAAGATTTTTTACGCGCGATTAATGAATCGGGTAGAAAATCGGCGTTTTGTTGAACGTTATGGGCGGCGCGGTTAACCCAAAAGAGCAAATTCAAGCGTTTCGAAGTTTCTGGGCGCCGTATTTAGGCGAGTGCGGAGCGATAGCCGAAACGCGCCTTGGCAACTGGGGAGGGTTGATCGGCGCGGAGCGGTTAATAGAGGCTGAAATGAGCGCGCGCGGCGAAACGAACGCGCCCGCCGCGCCTAAAATTGCTAACGGGATGATGGAGGTTCCCCCCCCCGCTTTACCCTTGTTTATCGCTTTTGGAAAGCTACAATATTGCCGGAAACGGCGAGGCGCTCGCCTGTTGCGGCTTGCCGCCAGGTATGCAAGGCGATTTAGCGCTTGGCAATATAACAAATTGTTCGCCAGAACAGCTTGACAAAATCTATTATGGACAAAAGGCTAAAGAGTTGTGGCGTAAAAATCTTAATTGCGAAATTTACAAGCTTTCTGCTTGCAAAGAGTGTTTGGGCTGGTCTTGGTATCCTAATATTTGGCGAAGAAATCCGTTTTATCCCATTTTTGGCGCCAAATGGTTTTGAAGCGGATTTAGTATATTTCGATAGAATTTCGAGATAAAAGGAGCGAGGGTGTCTAAGCCGATAGTTAGCTTTTGCATTGCGACGTATAATCGCGCCGAGCGAGTTTGCGCGCTTGTAAAATCTATTTTGAGTTGCGAGCGTCAAGATATTGAAGTTTGCGTTAACGACAACGCTTCGGCTGATAATACCAAAGAACTATTAGGCGAAATCAACGATCCTCGATTTAGATTTTTTGAGAACGAAATAAACATTGGCGCAATAAAAAATATGCTAATGGCGATTAGCAAAGCAAACGGAAAATACGCGTTTTATTGTAATGA from the Helicobacteraceae bacterium genome contains:
- a CDS encoding radical SAM protein; this translates as MNLLRKVWRLIPRDKRHTIARSVSNSWLYRKTLSHRALLGQRPHRLDILKIEITDRCNLRCNYCPRSLGIDGKNGDMDFETFKKMVDYCASRGVTKYALIGVGEPTLYPKLIESIAYIKETAPNATIGFNTNGIRLSYELGHNLAAAGLSRITISINATSREQYKRLNGADLFDKVVKNTQDFLRAINESGRKSAFC